A window of Eubacteriaceae bacterium ES3 contains these coding sequences:
- a CDS encoding FAD-dependent oxidoreductase — translation MKILEQGQIGKMKLPNKMYMAPMGTSTEWDGSFSDRSIRYYEERAKGGFGLIITGANQVTTEYEAKACNILGTAKSFEQLNFLARRIHNQGSKLCIQLTPGLGRMQFTTGDVQPYSASEVDSFWFPDIKCKAFSKDDIQFLVKKMAEGALIAKNAEVDCVELHGYGGYLMDQFQSEMWNTRTDEYGGSLENRMRFAIECIKAMREAVGPNYPILFKFTPVHGVPGGREIEEGIAMAKMLEAAGVDALHVDMGCYEAWYKAINTVYQPDCLQLDVASEIKKHVSVPVMSQGKMSNPADTEAALQDGKADFIGLGHLSISDPYWVKKVQKRETFDIVPCIGCNECLYAGFSGKILQCAVNPLAFAEDYYPVTPGNSSKKVLVVGAGPAGMMAAITAAQRGLDVELWEKRNELGGLLLAAGGPRFKKDVMKYVTYLIGKLYRSGVKLSLMKDATAEEILAGNFDKVVFATGANPVMPPIDGIEKDYVIGANDLLTNKKSYGKKVVVLGGGLVGCETACHVAEKADEVTILEMMPELLMTTSHSKNNDQALHQLMEDCEIKSITNAKVIAFKDNEVIYEVDGVQKTIAADTVAIAAGYRSITNLYDALCDKIDCSIVGDAQCPDNILKAVHQGFNAVRCV, via the coding sequence ATGAAAATATTGGAACAGGGACAAATCGGAAAAATGAAACTGCCTAACAAAATGTATATGGCACCAATGGGAACCTCAACTGAATGGGACGGATCATTTTCTGACCGGTCCATCCGCTACTATGAAGAACGAGCAAAAGGCGGCTTCGGCTTAATCATCACCGGTGCCAACCAGGTCACTACAGAATATGAAGCTAAAGCCTGTAATATTCTAGGCACTGCAAAATCTTTTGAACAATTAAATTTCCTGGCCCGCCGCATTCACAACCAGGGTTCTAAACTTTGTATTCAATTAACACCAGGTCTTGGACGAATGCAGTTTACCACTGGCGATGTTCAGCCATATTCAGCCAGTGAAGTCGATTCTTTCTGGTTCCCCGACATCAAATGTAAAGCTTTTTCTAAAGATGATATTCAGTTTCTGGTTAAGAAAATGGCTGAAGGCGCATTGATTGCCAAAAACGCTGAAGTTGACTGTGTCGAGCTGCACGGTTACGGCGGATATCTGATGGACCAGTTCCAGTCAGAAATGTGGAACACCCGTACCGACGAATATGGCGGAAGTCTGGAAAACAGGATGCGTTTTGCCATCGAATGTATCAAAGCCATGCGTGAAGCCGTAGGCCCTAATTACCCGATTTTATTTAAATTCACACCCGTTCACGGTGTGCCCGGCGGTCGTGAAATCGAAGAAGGGATTGCAATGGCCAAAATGCTGGAAGCTGCCGGCGTAGATGCTCTGCATGTCGACATGGGCTGCTATGAAGCCTGGTACAAAGCTATTAACACTGTTTATCAGCCAGACTGTCTGCAGCTGGATGTTGCCTCAGAAATTAAAAAGCACGTGAGTGTGCCGGTCATGTCACAGGGGAAAATGTCTAATCCGGCCGATACCGAAGCCGCTCTTCAGGACGGCAAAGCAGATTTTATCGGACTGGGTCACTTATCCATCAGCGATCCTTACTGGGTTAAAAAAGTTCAGAAACGCGAAACCTTCGATATTGTTCCCTGCATAGGCTGTAACGAATGTCTGTATGCCGGCTTCTCCGGAAAAATCCTCCAGTGTGCGGTCAACCCTTTGGCCTTTGCTGAAGATTATTATCCGGTAACACCTGGCAATTCCTCTAAAAAAGTACTGGTCGTCGGTGCTGGTCCGGCTGGAATGATGGCTGCCATAACTGCTGCTCAACGGGGCCTTGACGTGGAATTGTGGGAAAAACGAAACGAACTGGGCGGACTCTTACTAGCTGCCGGCGGTCCGCGGTTTAAAAAAGACGTGATGAAATATGTCACCTACCTGATTGGAAAACTCTATCGCAGTGGCGTTAAACTATCTTTAATGAAAGATGCTACCGCTGAAGAAATCCTGGCCGGTAACTTCGACAAGGTTGTCTTTGCCACTGGTGCCAACCCGGTTATGCCGCCGATCGACGGAATCGAAAAAGATTATGTGATTGGTGCCAATGATCTTTTGACCAACAAAAAATCCTACGGTAAAAAAGTTGTCGTTCTGGGCGGCGGCCTGGTAGGCTGCGAAACCGCCTGTCATGTAGCTGAAAAAGCTGATGAAGTTACTATTCTGGAAATGATGCCAGAACTCTTAATGACCACCAGCCACAGTAAAAACAACGATCAGGCTCTCCACCAGCTGATGGAAGACTGCGAAATCAAGTCTATCACCAATGCCAAAGTCATTGCCTTTAAAGACAACGAAGTCATTTATGAAGTAGACGGCGTGCAGAAAACCATCGCTGCCGATACCGTTGCCATCGCTGCTGGATATCGTTCTATCACTAACCTGTATGATGCCCTTTGTGATAAAATCGACTGCTCCATCGTTGGTGACGCTCAGTGTCCTGAC
- a CDS encoding adenylosuccinate synthase, translated as MSISVLVGAQWGDEGKGKMVDYFAGKSDLIVRFQGGDNAGHTVINDYGVFKLHLIPCGIFEKSCVSLIGTGVVVNPDVLMEEMAQIEAANVSLEGLKISGKAHVLMPYHQKLDELMEKTGGIGTTKRGIGQAYAYKAMRKSLRFEDLLDLDRVKRKLEEIVPVVNDQMSSYGIEAYTVDALYEKCKLWKEKFAESIIEPMSFLHQMIDEGKNILFEGQLGAMKDIDHGIFPYVTSSNPIASYAAVSGGFPAKKIDKVIGVAKAFSSAVGAGPFPTEEVGGSIDLLRGTGEKPDDEFGARTGRSRRLGWLDIPVLKYTHAINGYDELALCKIDKLDNLPEIKICVDYKLDGRIVSRFPDTEDLEKVEPVYITLPGWMSDTTKIRKISDLPENAKKYIQTIEELVGTTIAYVGVGPNREDLAIL; from the coding sequence ATGTCGATTTCTGTTTTAGTTGGCGCCCAATGGGGCGATGAAGGCAAGGGCAAAATGGTTGATTACTTTGCTGGCAAATCGGATCTGATTGTCCGGTTTCAGGGTGGAGATAATGCTGGCCATACAGTCATTAATGATTATGGGGTATTTAAACTGCATTTGATTCCCTGTGGAATTTTTGAGAAAAGTTGCGTGAGTCTGATCGGCACCGGAGTCGTGGTCAATCCGGATGTATTAATGGAAGAGATGGCTCAGATTGAAGCAGCAAATGTCAGTCTGGAAGGCCTGAAAATTTCCGGTAAAGCTCATGTCCTGATGCCTTACCACCAAAAACTTGATGAGTTGATGGAAAAAACAGGCGGAATCGGAACCACTAAACGTGGTATCGGTCAGGCCTATGCCTATAAAGCGATGAGAAAAAGTTTACGGTTTGAAGATCTGTTGGATCTTGATCGGGTCAAACGAAAATTGGAAGAAATTGTTCCGGTTGTTAATGATCAGATGAGTTCTTATGGTATCGAAGCTTATACAGTGGATGCTTTATATGAAAAGTGTAAACTATGGAAAGAAAAGTTTGCAGAGAGTATTATAGAACCCATGTCCTTTCTGCATCAGATGATTGATGAAGGAAAGAATATTCTTTTTGAAGGTCAGTTGGGAGCAATGAAAGATATAGATCATGGAATTTTCCCTTATGTGACTTCATCTAATCCTATTGCTTCCTATGCAGCAGTAAGCGGTGGATTCCCAGCTAAAAAGATTGACAAAGTGATTGGTGTTGCCAAAGCTTTCTCAAGCGCTGTTGGAGCTGGTCCTTTCCCGACTGAAGAAGTTGGTGGTTCCATTGATCTGCTTAGAGGAACAGGAGAAAAGCCTGATGATGAGTTTGGCGCCAGAACCGGTCGGTCAAGACGTCTTGGATGGTTGGACATTCCGGTACTCAAGTATACCCATGCCATCAATGGATATGATGAATTGGCGCTTTGCAAGATTGACAAACTGGATAACCTGCCAGAGATTAAAATTTGCGTCGATTATAAACTGGATGGCCGAATTGTTTCGCGTTTTCCTGACACAGAAGATCTGGAAAAGGTCGAACCGGTTTATATTACCCTTCCCGGCTGGATGAGTGATACAACCAAGATCAGAAAGATTTCAGATTTGCCGGAGAATGCCAAGAAATATATTCAAACAATCGAAGAATTAGTAGGAACGACCATTGCCTATGTTGGTGTTGGCCCAAACCGTGAGGATTTAGCGATTCTATAA
- a CDS encoding lysophospholipase — protein sequence MIAENFSFVSEDETQVFVYKWEPIDAERPKGIVQIAHGMAETAARYERLAKFLTAKGYIVYANDHRGHGRTAGSLEKVGVLARENGFERMVADMHQMSLKAFEENPGLPLFLLGHSMGSFAAQRYLMLHGNKLSGAILSGSNGRDWIIHQMGFAMAAAEVRRKGREAKSERMDKLSFGNYNKRFKPNRTQFDWLSRDAFEVDKYINDPYCGEVFSAGFYYDFLQGLLEIGKNKNIALIPKYLPIYLFSGDQDPVGNAGKGLKKLKEVYQKHGISEVDLKLYPGGRHEMLNEINRDQVMSDLLVWIEKINKN from the coding sequence ATGATTGCAGAAAACTTTTCATTTGTTTCAGAAGACGAAACACAAGTTTTTGTTTATAAGTGGGAGCCCATTGACGCAGAAAGGCCTAAAGGCATTGTCCAGATTGCCCATGGAATGGCAGAAACGGCCGCCCGTTATGAGCGTCTGGCTAAATTTCTGACAGCAAAAGGTTATATCGTTTATGCCAACGATCACCGCGGTCATGGCAGAACTGCCGGCAGTCTGGAGAAAGTTGGCGTGCTGGCCAGAGAAAACGGCTTCGAACGAATGGTTGCGGATATGCATCAGATGAGCCTAAAAGCATTCGAAGAAAATCCTGGACTACCCCTGTTTTTGTTAGGTCACAGTATGGGGTCTTTTGCTGCCCAGCGTTATCTGATGCTGCACGGCAATAAGCTTTCGGGCGCGATTCTTTCCGGTTCCAACGGCCGGGATTGGATCATCCACCAGATGGGCTTTGCGATGGCAGCAGCGGAGGTCAGAAGAAAGGGTCGCGAAGCTAAAAGTGAGCGGATGGATAAACTGTCCTTTGGCAATTACAACAAGCGCTTTAAACCCAATCGAACGCAATTCGACTGGCTCAGCCGTGATGCCTTTGAAGTGGATAAATATATTAATGATCCCTACTGTGGGGAAGTATTTTCGGCTGGCTTCTATTATGACTTTTTACAAGGTCTTCTTGAGATTGGAAAGAATAAAAACATTGCCTTGATTCCAAAGTACTTGCCGATTTATCTGTTTTCCGGAGACCAGGATCCGGTTGGGAATGCTGGTAAGGGCCTTAAAAAACTTAAGGAAGTTTATCAGAAACATGGGATTTCTGAGGTTGACTTAAAACTCTATCCCGGTGGTCGTCATGAAATGCTTAACGAGATCAATCGCGATCAGGTGATGAGTGACCTTCTTGTGTGGATTGAAAAGATTAATAAAAACTAA
- a CDS encoding TetR/AcrR family transcriptional regulator: METGQELENLTTKEKIFEIGIRLFKEHGYKQVSIIDICQACGITKTTFYHHLNSKQEILLSYYDHVIGNLTPLLLELLNTTNSWDQIVLLFDNLITSMEELGPDLNGQILSFNLAKNLGTFEIRKELEDVAVKIIKTGQENGELRNTADPLKLFEAAAYMFTGYEFTWCINNGDFPWKQKFNEALRLMLAPKG; encoded by the coding sequence ATGGAAACGGGGCAGGAATTGGAAAATCTGACTACGAAAGAGAAAATATTTGAAATAGGGATTCGGCTTTTTAAAGAGCATGGTTACAAGCAGGTCAGCATTATTGATATCTGCCAGGCCTGTGGAATCACCAAGACGACTTTTTACCATCATCTGAATTCCAAACAGGAAATTCTTCTGTCCTATTATGATCATGTGATTGGAAATTTGACACCACTTTTGCTGGAACTTTTAAATACAACTAATTCCTGGGATCAGATTGTCCTTTTGTTTGACAACCTGATTACCAGCATGGAGGAGTTGGGACCGGATCTTAACGGTCAGATTTTAAGCTTCAATCTGGCTAAAAATCTGGGTACATTTGAAATTCGCAAAGAACTGGAAGATGTGGCCGTTAAAATAATTAAAACCGGACAGGAAAACGGGGAACTCAGAAACACTGCTGATCCCTTAAAACTCTTCGAGGCCGCCGCCTATATGTTTACTGGATACGAATTTACCTGGTGCATCAATAATGGCGATTTTCCCTGGAAGCAGAAGTTTAACGAGGCCTTAAGGTTAATGCTTGCTCCGAAAGGTTGA
- a CDS encoding carbamoyl phosphate synthase small subunit: MSYYKRDKRAWLVLSDGSVFEGYNFGCEGTTIGEIVFTTGMTGYQEVLTDPSYYGQIVMQTYPLIGNYGINTDDMESERSWVNGYITKEWCEEPSNFRHSKNINDFMIEQDKIGIWDVDTRAITRIIREHGTMNGAITTEEVNDELLEKIRAFKVEQPVQKVTRHNMGWYYSQENRANHVALIDYGYKHNIRRMLLNLGCNVTVMPANTTIEEIRNLNPDGIMLSNGPGDPAENIQIIENLKDFIAYGKPIFGICLGHQLMALAMGGETMKLKYGHRGMNQPVKDLTKDRVYITSQNHGYAVVPESIDESVGVMTHVNLNDQTCEGFEYKNCHAFTVQFHPEASAGPNDTSYLFEKFTDLMERGQQGCL, from the coding sequence ATGTCATATTATAAACGAGATAAACGTGCCTGGCTGGTTTTGTCAGATGGCTCCGTTTTTGAAGGATACAATTTTGGCTGCGAAGGCACCACTATTGGAGAGATTGTTTTTACAACCGGGATGACCGGTTATCAGGAAGTTCTGACTGATCCGTCTTATTATGGTCAGATTGTTATGCAGACCTATCCGCTGATTGGAAACTATGGAATTAACACCGATGATATGGAATCGGAACGCAGCTGGGTTAATGGTTATATCACCAAAGAGTGGTGTGAAGAACCATCAAACTTCAGACACAGTAAAAATATTAATGACTTTATGATTGAACAGGATAAAATCGGGATTTGGGATGTGGATACCCGGGCGATTACCCGAATTATCAGAGAACATGGAACCATGAACGGGGCCATCACAACTGAAGAAGTGAATGATGAGTTGCTGGAAAAAATACGGGCTTTTAAAGTTGAGCAACCGGTGCAGAAGGTAACGCGACATAATATGGGATGGTATTATTCCCAGGAAAACCGGGCCAACCATGTCGCTCTGATCGATTACGGCTATAAACATAATATTCGCCGTATGCTTCTTAATCTTGGCTGTAATGTGACGGTTATGCCGGCCAATACGACCATTGAAGAAATCAGAAATTTGAACCCTGACGGTATTATGCTGTCTAATGGACCGGGAGACCCGGCCGAAAATATTCAGATTATTGAAAATCTCAAGGACTTTATTGCTTATGGCAAACCAATTTTTGGGATCTGTCTGGGACATCAGCTAATGGCTCTGGCTATGGGTGGTGAAACCATGAAACTTAAGTATGGCCACCGGGGAATGAATCAGCCGGTTAAAGACCTGACTAAAGACCGGGTTTATATTACCAGCCAGAACCATGGTTACGCCGTAGTACCTGAGAGTATCGATGAATCTGTGGGTGTTATGACCCATGTTAACCTGAATGACCAGACCTGTGAAGGGTTTGAATATAAAAACTGCCATGCTTTTACGGTGCAGTTCCATCCGGAAGCCAGTGCGGGTCCTAACGATACCAGCTATCTGTTTGAAAAATTCACTGATTTAATGGAAAGGGGGCAACAGGGATGCCTTTAA